Part of the Streptomyces sp. f51 genome is shown below.
CGACGACCGAGATCAGGGTCTCGGGCAGCGTCAGGCACATCCGGCCGTTGCCCTCGGACTCGACGACCACGAGCGTGCCGGTCTCGGCGACCATGAAGTTGGCGCCGGAGACGCCGACCTTGGCCCGCAGGAACTTCTCGCGCAGATGCAGGCGGGCCGCCTCGGCCAGTTCGGCGGGGGTGTCGGTGAGTCCGTCGGGCGCCGCCCTGCCCCAGGCGCCCATCTCGCGGACGAAGATGTCCCGGATCTCGCCGCGGTTGCGGTGGATCGCCGGGACGAGGATGTGCGACGGCCTGTCCCTGCCCAACTGCACGATGAGTTCGGCGAGATCGGTCTCGTAGGCGTGGATGCCCGCAGCCTCAAGCGCCTCGTTGAGCCCGATCTCCTGCGTGGCCATCGACTTGACCTTGACGACCTCGCTCTCGCCGGTCGCCCTGACCAGTTCGGTGACGATGCGGTTGGCCTCCTCGGCGTCCGCGGCCCAGTGCACGACGCCACCGGCCGCGGTCACCGACTCCTCCAACTGCACGAGATAGCGGTCGAGATGACGGAGGGTGTGATCCTTGATCCGCTTGCCCGCCTCGCGCAGTTCCGCCCAGTCGGACACCTCGGCGACGGCCTTGGCGCGCTTGGCGCGGATGGTGTGGGTGGCGTGCCGCAGATTGCCGCGCAGGGTCGCGTTGCCGACGGCCTCGCGGGCCGCCTCCGGGAAGGCCGGCATGCCGACGAACGTTCCGCTCATGCCCTCGGCTCCTCTGCCGTGCTCGCCCGCGTGCCCGCTTCGGCGATCGCTCGCGAACCCGCGTCCGCACTCGCCTCCGTGCTCGCCGGACCCGCCTCCGTGCTCGCCGGACCCGCTTCCGTGCTCGCCGGACCCGCTTCCGTGCTCGCCGGACCCGCTTCCGTGCTCGCCAGGATCTCCGCGATGTGCACGGGCCGCATCCTCGTCCTGAGGCGGCCCATCGTGCCGCCGATGTGCATCAGACACGAGTTGTCCGCCGCGCACAGCACCTCGGCGCCCGTCGACTCGGCGTTGCGCACCTTGTCGGCGCCCATCGCGGCGGACACGTCGGGGTTCTTGAGGGCGAAGGTGCCACCGAAGCCACAGCACTCCTCGGCGCCGGGCAGCTCCCGCAGCTCAAGTCCCCTGACGGCCTCCAGCAGTCGGCGGGGCCGGTCGCCGAGTCCCAGACTCCGCAGCCCGTGACAGGTGGGGTGATAGGTCACCGTGTGCGGGAAGTACGCGCCGACGTCCGTCACCCCGAGGACGTCGACCAGGAACTCGGTGAGCTCGTACGTTCTCGGCACGACCGGCGCAAGGGTCCGGGCCAGGGTGTCGCCGCGGCCTTCCGCGCGGGCCCGTTCACCCATCCGCGGATACAGCTCCCGCACCATCGCCCCGCACGATCCGGACGGCGTCACGATCGCCTCGTACTCCCCGAACACCTCGGCGAAACGCCGGGCGAGCGGTTCGGCCTCGTGGCGGTAGCCGGTGTTGTAGTGCGCCTGGCCGCAACAGGTCTGCCCCATGGGGAAGTCGACCTCGACACCCAGTCTGGTCAGCAGGTTCACCACGGCGCGGCCGGTGTCCGGATACAGCGTGTCGTTGACACAGGTCAGGAACAGGGCGACACGCATCGCGGCTCCTCTGGGTCGGTCATGGATGGGTGCAGGGTACGTGGCGGGCGTCCGCCGGACGGGAGGCGCGCGCCCGCCGTCCGGAGGCCGTGCGGCCCGCCGCGGTCGGGGAAGCACGCCCGGCCGCGTGCTTCACGGTGCCGGGGTGCGGGGGTCGGGCCCCGCCGCAGCCTCACGGTCTGCCGAGCCGTGCCTCCGCCGCGCGCCACGCCGCCGTGTCGCCGCGCGGCTCGTAGCGGCGGAGCGGCTGGGTGCGCGCGACCAGCAGGCGCATGTCGGCACGGTCGCCGACCAGTCCGTCCGCCCGGGCCTGGACGAGGACGTTGCCGAGCGCGGCCGCCTCCGCCGGACCCGCTACGACCGGCAGTCCGCAGGCGTCGGCGGTCAGCCGGCACAGCAGTTCGTTGCGGGTGCCGCCGCCGACGAGGTGCACGACGTCGACCGGATGGCCGGCCAGCGCCTGTGCCTGCTCGACGGCCCGGTGGTGCGCGAGCGCGAGGGAGTCCAGGATGCAGCGGGTGATCTCCGCACGGGACTCCGGCACCGGCTGCCCCGTGGCGCGGCAGGCGTCCGCGATCCGCGCCGGCATCCGGCCCGGCGCCAGGAACACCGCGTCCCCCGCGTCCACGACGGACCGCAGCGGCGCCACCTCGGCGGCGGCCGCGAGGAGTTGACCCAGATCGGGGTCGCCCCACTCCCGTACGCACTCCTGGAGCAGCCACAGGCCCATGATGTTGCGGAGATAGCGGACCGTGCCGTCCAGGCCCAGTTCGTTGGTGAAGTTGGCGGCCCGGCTCGCCTCGCCGAGGACGGGAGCCTCCAGCTCCAGGCCCGCCAGGGACCAGGTGCCGGTGCAGATGTAGGCGAACCGCTCCCCGGTCGCGGGAACGGCGGCCACCGCGGACGCCGTGTCGTGCGAACCGACCGCCGTCACCCGCACCGGGCCGGACAACCCGGTCTCCTCCAGCACCCGCGGCAGCAGGGTTCCGGCCCGGTCGCCGGGACGGCGCAGCGGCGGGAACAGGCCCAGGTCGATCCCGAGCCGCTCC
Proteins encoded:
- a CDS encoding LutB/LldF family L-lactate oxidation iron-sulfur protein, translated to MSGTFVGMPAFPEAAREAVGNATLRGNLRHATHTIRAKRAKAVAEVSDWAELREAGKRIKDHTLRHLDRYLVQLEESVTAAGGVVHWAADAEEANRIVTELVRATGESEVVKVKSMATQEIGLNEALEAAGIHAYETDLAELIVQLGRDRPSHILVPAIHRNRGEIRDIFVREMGAWGRAAPDGLTDTPAELAEAARLHLREKFLRAKVGVSGANFMVAETGTLVVVESEGNGRMCLTLPETLISVVGIEKIVPTWRDLEVFLQTLPRSSTAERMNPYTSMWTGTTDGDGPRTFHLVLLDNGRTDTLADEVGRQALRCIRCSACLNVCPVYERAGGHAYGSVYPGPIGAILSPQLRGTESEIDASLPYASSLCGACYEVCPVAIDIPEVLVHLRERIAQGGRATRDGNTVVLRPAKGHAAERAAMRAARWAFGRPGALRAGQRLASGTRRFHPRTLPGPGRAWSATRELPAVPAESFREWWQRTRGGKDVTK
- a CDS encoding (Fe-S)-binding protein, yielding MRVALFLTCVNDTLYPDTGRAVVNLLTRLGVEVDFPMGQTCCGQAHYNTGYRHEAEPLARRFAEVFGEYEAIVTPSGSCGAMVRELYPRMGERARAEGRGDTLARTLAPVVPRTYELTEFLVDVLGVTDVGAYFPHTVTYHPTCHGLRSLGLGDRPRRLLEAVRGLELRELPGAEECCGFGGTFALKNPDVSAAMGADKVRNAESTGAEVLCAADNSCLMHIGGTMGRLRTRMRPVHIAEILASTEAGPASTEAGPASTEAGPASTEAGPASTEASADAGSRAIAEAGTRASTAEEPRA
- a CDS encoding rhamnulokinase family protein; protein product: MTARKTYAAVDLGASSGRVMVGRVGPDTLGLTEAHRFPNRPVRVPEGLRWDVLGLYAGVLDGLRAAGPVDSVGVDSWAVDYGLLDADGTLLGNPVHYRDARTEGVAEKVWASVPAAELYAATGLQYAPFNTLYQLVAARASTQLASAKHLLLIPDLLAYWLTGELGTELTNASTTQLIDPRTRDWSYGLAERLGIDLGLFPPLRRPGDRAGTLLPRVLEETGLSGPVRVTAVGSHDTASAVAAVPATGERFAYICTGTWSLAGLELEAPVLGEASRAANFTNELGLDGTVRYLRNIMGLWLLQECVREWGDPDLGQLLAAAAEVAPLRSVVDAGDAVFLAPGRMPARIADACRATGQPVPESRAEITRCILDSLALAHHRAVEQAQALAGHPVDVVHLVGGGTRNELLCRLTADACGLPVVAGPAEAAALGNVLVQARADGLVGDRADMRLLVARTQPLRRYEPRGDTAAWRAAEARLGRP